Within Legionella birminghamensis, the genomic segment AAAAACAATCGAGTCAGAAATGATGTTCGCTAACACAACTGTCTCTTCACACTCTTTATTCGATCCTTATGATTACAAGGAAATTGCTGAGAAAATACGCTGGCTTCTGGGGAATACAGAAAGCCTGCTTTCAATGCAAAAAGAGGCGGCTAAAAATTTTGAGCAGAGGACTGTAGAGCATTTTTTTCGCGATTTCTTACAGCTATTAAATAAACAGGAACCCGTATCAAAAAAGAAAGAAACTGTATCGGAGACGGTGGAATGTGTCGTTGATTAATTCTGTTTATACCAGGTCAAAGAGTGGTGGTAATTAGTAATGATTAATATACCAAACGATAAATTTTCGAGAAGGATGCAAAAAGTTGAAAGCCTTAGTGTCTACTGTTAATAATATATTGCTTGTTGATCTTGAAACACGGCAAATAAATATAGTGGAGTCAGGCCGCCGTGAATACTATGGTATCTCATGGTGGGAGAACAATGATCAGCTAGTGTTAAGTCACTCCGGTGTAGAAAACGATCGCATGCTGGATCTTGAAAGCTATATTCACTCAGAGAAAGGCTATTTATCGTATAATAACAAGCAGTCGGCATGCTTCCTCTCGCAGCCGCATCAAATTCTGTGTGCACCTGATAATATAATCATTGCTACCAATACAGGTAGAAATTGTATCAGTTTTTACAATGCAGAAAATGGCTATTATAAAGATCTTCGGATTAATGATATTTACTGGGACAGATTAGGCCCGGATAACGCCTGCGGCGAGCATTTCAATTCCATTTTCCTAAAGAGAAACCGCTTGTATGTGCTGGCGCATCGATTCAAACGCGGTTCGCAGGTGCTGGTGTTCTCCTACCCTGAAGGAGAATTAATCGATAAATACGAGGCTAATCATCGAAATGGAATGCACAATATTTGGGTGGATAATGAGGACAACCTCTTTGCCTGCCATTCCGAAGCAGGTGAGCTGGTGGACATCAAGGCTGATGAAACAGTTTGGGCGAGCGGGGCATCGCATTACTCCCGCGGCCTGGCTGTAAGTTCAGACTATATCCTCATTGGTGACAGTGAGATTGTAGCCCGCGTGCATCGAAAAAACCTGTTAAGCGAATTGTGGGTCATTGATCGTCATTCCTTAAAAACCCTGGATTATATCCCCCTGGGCAATTACGGTGCCGTACATGAAGTCCGTTTGCTTGACGCGGTGGACGAAGCACACAATAGCAGCTTATTTAGCGGTTTGGACCTACTTGAGGCGCAAATCAAGTCGAATGAAGAGCAGAAAGAAATGCAGCGGCAAAAGAAATTAAGCGATAGCCAGCATTGGCAAGCGAACCGCCACTTATTAAATCAATTCAACTGTGTCTTAAATGGCTGGCAGGTGGTTGATGGGGGGTGGATAAAGCCGAAAAACGCGGGCATGACCGTTGGATTTTTCAAGAATGCAAGCAAAGGCGCTTACAATGTTTCTTTCGAATACTCTTTTGATCAGGAAGCGGATGGATCCCATTTAAGTTTTATCTTTAATTACTGCGGGCCTGATGACAGCAATATGTCCGCATTGCTCCTGCTGTATAACAAATCCCTTAAACAGGCGAGCCTGGGATACTGGGTTAATACGAACGACGCTTGGCAGAATACAGAATTGCTGCTTGCTGACCTGCCGATAACTGGACAGTTGTCAATCAAGATCAGTGAAGAGCAGTTTACTGTTTCAGCAAAAGACCTCCCGGCGGTGAGTAAAGCAACTGGCTGGACACAAGGCCATATTGGCTTTAGAGCCTATGGATCACAATTCAAAAATGTAGCACTTACCCTGGGTGAAGGAAGCGGTAAATCCGAGTTACGAAAAAAAGTTAAAACAATTTATGAGAAATTAGGCATAAGCTAATATATGCGGATGTAGATCAATCCTCAAGGATTGATCTACTAAACATTTCTAAGCGGCGATAAAGCCAGGGTTTACGAGTTCTCTTTTATTGTATTTTAAAGTTCGTGCAGTGCCGATTTCCGTAATTTGTTTTCCTGTTTCAAGAAGAATGGCATGCCCCGCAGCTGTATCCCATTCCATCGTGGGTGAAAAGCGGGGATAGACGTCCGCTTTGCCCTCGGCCAGCAAGGCAAACTTCAATGCGCTTCCCGCCGTAATTAGCTGGAATGAATTCCCGTCTCTATTCAGTTTTTCCAGATATTCAGCGGTAGCTGGGCATTGGTGGGAACGGCTGAGAGTAATGGTTATAGTATCTTTCAAGTTGTTTTTCGCAACTAATTGAGTCTGAAGCTGATTGTTAATTTTAAAAGCGCCCCTGCCTTTTTCCGCATAATAAATACTTTTGCTTACCGGTGCATGAACTACTCCAAGCACGGGACTGTCCTTGTGAATCAAGGCAATATTGATAGTAAATTCGCCGTTGCGGTTCAGGAATTCTTTGGTACCATCAAGGGGGTCAACCAGAAAGAAAAAATCAAATCTCTTTCGTGTCTCATACTCCATGTTGGTACTGGATTCCTCAGAAATAATGGGAATATGTGGATAAAGGGATTTGAGCCCCGCCGTGATAATATCATGGGAAATTTGATCGGCCTCCGTCAAGGGGGTTTTGTCTGTTTTGACCGTACTGGTCAGCTCCATTTTTTGATAAACCCTTAAAATTGCATTGGCAGCCTGGCTTGAGAGATTAATTATCTCCTGGATATCAACATGAGACATTTTTTTCTTTCCTTTTTTTAATCCGCTGGCTTAGCGTATCGATTGTCTTACTCCCTGTGTTGACAAAGAGGTCTGGTATGATAGCGTGAATAAGACAGGCGAAGCCCGCAAAAATCAATTTAAAACCCAAGCATTGAGCAAACAGAAAATGCTCGGTATAAGATTCATCAATTTCTTTAAGATGTTTGCTCATATTAAATCCCTAATGTTAATAACAAGTTCTCTAGTATATAACTTTGAATCCAAGGATAAAAATTTCATTGTAATTGATTGAATGATTAGCGCAGAAAAGAGTAATATGGCGGGATTAATGGTGTTTCTGGAGAATAAAATGTCACATAAATGGATTCTAACATCTCGTCAGCGCTGCGATCTGGAGATGCTGCTGGTAGGAGGGTTTAAGCCGCTGACAGGATTTTTAACAGAACACGATTATAATTCGGTTTTAAACGATATGCGTTTAGGCAGCGGCGAAGTCTGGCCCGTTCCAATTACTCTGGATGTCAATGAGGAATTTGCTTCGGCCATCGATTGCGGGCAAACAATCGGTTTATATGATGAGGATAATACCTTGTTGGCCAATCTAACTGTCAGTGACAAGTGGATGCCGGATAAACAGTTTGAAGCCGAGCAGCTGTTTGCTACGACAGACCTGAAGCACCCGGGTGTCAATTATCTGTTTAAACAGGCAGGCAGCTGGTACATAGGCGGACGCTTGGAATGCATTCAGTTCCCCCGCCATTATGATTTTGTCGATTACCGCCATACCCCTGAGGCACTGAAAAAATTTTTTGAAACGAATAAGATTGAGCGTATTGTTGGCTTCCAGACACGAAATCCAATGCACCGGGCGCATATGGAACTTACTTTGCGCGCTTCCCAGGAATATGATGCGCACTTATTAATACATCCGGTAGTTGGTTTAACAAAGCCTGGCGATATTGATTATTTTACCCGGGTAAGATGCTACCAGAAAATACTGAAAGCATACCCAAGACGTAATGCCACTTTGGGGCTGCTGCCATTAGCCATGCGCATGGCCGGCCCGCGGGAAGCCTTATGGCATGCACTGATTCGAAAAAACTATGGCTGCACCCATTTCATTGTAGGAAGAGACCATGCCGGTCCAGGCAATGATGCGGCGGGTAAGCCTTTTTACGAACCCTATGCCGCACAAGACTTAGTCAGGCAGTTTAAGCAAGAAATAGGGATAGAGCCGGTCTTTTTTCAAGAGATGGTCTATGTGAAGGAGCGGCACAGTTTTTGTCCTGTTAATGAAATTAAAGCGGAAGAGACAGCCCTTAATGTATCTGGCACGCAACTGCGGCAAATGCTGCTATCTGATAAATCAATCCCGGAATGGTTCTCTTTTCCCGGTATTATTAACGAGCTTCGCCAATCCTATCCTGCTAAATGCAAGCAAGGTTTTACGCTGTTTTTCACCGGCCTTTCGGGAGCGGGAAAAACCACATTGGCAAACGCGCTGATGGCCCGCTTAATGAGTCTCGGCAAGCGCAATATTACCTTGCTGGACGGGGATGTGGTGCGCAGGATACTTGCCAATGAATTAGGTTTTAGCAAGGCCGATCGCGATTTGAATATCCGACGAATAGGTTATGTGGCTTCTGAAGTAACGAAGGCGGGCGGTGTCGCAATTTGTGCCGCTATCGCCCCTTATCGCGATGCGCGCGAGCAGAATCGCCAGCTGATCGCTTCTTCAGGAGGCTATATTGAAGTGTACCTGTCCACCTCATTAGCGGCTTGCGAGGAACGGGATACAAAGGGCTTGTATGCGAAAGCACGCCGTGGGGAAATTAAAGGATTTACAGGCATTGATGACCCCTACGAGGCTCCGGAGCAGCCTGAAATAACGCTGGATACGAATAATCTGTCCATAGAGGCTGCCGTTGAAAAGATCGTCGCCTACCTGGTTAATGAGGGATATCTGATACTGGAAGAGGAAACAGAAGGATCAAATTCCCAAATCCGAAATGACGAGCTTGTCACGGGGTAGGATAGGCGATGAATGAATCCCATTTGAGAAGCTTTTTAAAATCAATCAGCTGGCGGTTGTTTGCAACTGCCACAACAGTGCTGATTACCTTTCTCATTACTCATGAAACAAAGTTTGCGCTCTATGTTGGCTTTTTTGAATTCTTCTCAAAAATTTTTCTTTATTATCTGCATGAACGACTGTGGGGAAGTATCTCAATAGGGAAAAGGCTTAAGACCGGTTAAGCTCAATTTTTGGAGAGGTTATTCAGGATCTGTCTAATTTTGATTGTTGAAATTCCTGTGGCTGAGCTGATAATCTAGAGCCCTTTTATATTAAAGGCCCTTTTGATATGTCACGGCATTTGTTTATTCTCAATAAAAACACCCTTATTCGATTCTTATGGGGTACCAGTCTATTTTTTTTTAGTTTCTATTACATAGGTTCTCTAGGTTTCGGAGAACAAATTCCAGTAAATGACGGCTTGGGTTGGGATGGGACAATCTATGCGGAAATGGCTCGTTTACATACAAAAGAGTTGTTTAACCATTACAACAGCTATTTGGTACAACGTATACTAACGCCAATGATTATACATAGAATAGCTTCTGTCGCGCATATTGATTTGATGGTGACCAAAAACCTGCTTAGTGTATTTTTACTGTATAATTATTGTTTAATTATGGGTTGTGTGTATCTACTGTTTCGTATAGGAGCACGATTAAACTGGTCCTCCAATACCAAATATTTATGTACGGGATTGTTGCTATTTAATTTTGCAGTGCTAAAGATGAACACCTATTATCCGGTGTTAACGGATCCAAGCGGTATGTTTATGGGAATGTTGGGAGCTTATTTCTATATAGACCGAAATCGATTGGGTTTGTGGATCACTGCATTACTAGGCTCATTTGTTTTTCCTTCGTTAATCTACAATTTTGCTTGCCTATTCTTATTTGCTTTTGAAGGAAGGGAAAAGCCCTCAATACGGCAAAGCAATGGCGCAATAGCATTGATAGTTGCTCTAATGGTGTGCTGCTGGTGTTTGCACTGTCTATTTCCATTGCCGGAATTTGCATCCAGATTTACCTCAGTTGATTGGAGATTATTACCACTTAGCTTAATGGCTTTGGGAGCTTATGTGTTTTATGGATTGCGTTATAGTTTGACTCCGCTAGAAATGCTTCGGGAGTTTCTAAAAAACTTTAACGTTAACGCGGCTCTTTTATTTGTAATCTTGTGGGTTGTAGTTAAATTAACCATTAATGGGATCGCAAGTGATGCACCACCGAATATGGATCTGAATAGATATATTCATGCTGCACCTATTACCGCGGTAGTTGAGCCAGGAATTTCAATTGCACTCCATATATTTTACTTTGGTTTAGCACCAGTGCTGATGTTGTTGTTCTGGAGGCAGATCAATCAAAAAGCAATAGAGTTTGGTTTGGGATGTGTCCTTTTTCTACTGGTGACAGTCATATTTTCAATTTGCTCTGAGTCTCGGCAAATTATAACGGCGTTCCCCATGTTTCTAATCCTTTTAGGGTCTGTGTTGAACCGATATCGAATAAGTTGGCCTGTGACCATTACTTTAATCCTGATGAATCTGATATTTTCCCGGTTCTGGTTCTCACTCAGTAAATCAGTCTCACTTTTCTTTATGAATATTGGTCCATGGGTTACACATTCTCAATATTTTGTGATAGTTGGTTTCGATCTTGTGATCCTCCTAATTGTTGGCTTCTTATTTAGAAAATATGTTTTTTCAGAAGTGCGTTCTCTGCCCTATGAAAAACAAAATTATAGTCAAGTTGTTTTTGAAATCCGATAATAATTAAGGAGGCTGCCTGCAGCCACTGTTATATCAGTGTTTGCAGGTTGAAACATTTATTAGAGGTCTTGGAACAGGTCGAGGCATCCAAGGTGTTCCAAAGAGTTATAAACACGACCTAGCTTTTTTCAAACCTATAGCCAAGTTCATAACGCTCGTATATTTTTGCTATATAGCTATTCCTCAATACACCGGATTTGATATCGAGTTCTACCAGGCAATGATTATATTCTATTGAAATTGTGAAAATGAAGGCAATAAAGGATGCGCTAAGAGCTTTCACCAGCTTCAATTTATTGTCTGCCCTCAGAGGTAAATAGTCACAGATTAAATATATAACACTTAAATACAATAATGGCTGTAATATCTGGCTAATCATTGGAGATCGGCTTCCGGGGAAAAAGGTCCTGCTGGTCGCTTCAACCATGACAACAGGAGCCGCGAAAGCTAATAGGACAATGAAGATTGACAGTTTAGGGATTTGAAGTGTTTGCCCATTAGTCCTGGCAAAACCAAATATCCAGAAAAACAGTGCATTAAAAAAAATGAGTGACAACAAAAAGACGGGGATAGTTAAAGAGCGATCAATTACAAGGGTTTTATAAAAAACGAAATTGTCGGGATGAAATAAGACAAATTTTATGCTTTTAAAAAGAGCAGTCCATTTTAAACCCTCTTGAAGCGCTTGTGGGACGGGGCTAGTAGTATTCCAGATTAGATAAAAAATAATTAAGACAAACAGGAAAAAACTGCTGTCTATTAATGTGGCTCTTAGCCGCTCACTGAGGCGCTCTGGATTCTTTGAAAAAAAGAGGCTTAATAAGAAAACAGCTATTATCGCTCCTGAATGCAGAGTGTAGGTCGAAAGGGATACAAGATAAAATAGTAACGATAAAGCCAAATAATTTGCTTTGCTGCGATTGCTATTAAGGTACTTACAATAAAATAAAATCGTAAGCAAACTGCATACAGCGGCCATATGGAAGACCCAGATTAACTGACTATAGTTAATGAAAAAATTCCAAACCAGCACGAGCAGTGCTGTCCCAAATGCAAAAAGGGGGTTGCGTTTATCATTCAGCTCCAGTAGAAGCAGAAACATTGAAACCGCCAACAGCAAATCGGTGACACATCGAACGAAATAAAGCCAGCCAATGCTTTTACTAATTAAAGGCGATATGGCTGCCCAAAACCAGGGAGATAAGGGATTGCGGCCATCAATTTGCCAGAAAACTCTTGCAAAAACAGTCGCTTTTCCTTTGGCATTGGCGATAAGATTTAGCCAGTTAGTATCTTCGCCCCTTGCTGTAATTCCAAATCCAAATGAAAATCCAGCCAATTGAAGGCTGAGCAATACTATTAATATCGCCACCCAAAGGGATACTAAAATAAATAATAATCGGTTTCTTTGATGATCGGCCTTGGCAGGCATGGCGGAGGTTATTTCAATCATTTTTATTCCCATTAAACAGTAAAATAAGAATCGACTTCCCTGTGTATTCCGGCGTCCTTTAAAATGCTTAATAAATAGCGGCCATAATCCGATTTTTGCAGCTGCTCCCCCATAAAGGCAAGTTGCGTATCATTGATCCATTTTTGTCGCCAGGCTATTTCTTCAGGACAGGCGATTTTAAATCCCTGCCGTTTTTCTAGTGTCGATACAAAGTGTGAGGCTTCGAGCATCGATTCATGCGTACCGGTATCCAGCCACGCGAATCCTCTTCCCATCACTTCAACATATAGTTTGCCGGTTTGGATATAATACTGATTAATATCCGTTATTTCATATTCACCACGTGCCGAAGGTTTAATCGATTTGGCAACCTCCACAACTGAATTGTCATAAAAATAAATGCCGGTGATTGCATAACGTGATTTTGGTTGCCTGGGCTTCTCCTCTATCGCAATAGCCTGTCCATCCTGATCAAACTGGACAACCCCATATCGCTCAGGATCCTGAACCGGGTATGCAAAAACGGTATTAAACTCGGTGCGGGAATTAGCCTGGGAGAGTAATTGCTTTAAATTATGGCCATAGAAAATGTTATCCCCAAGGATTAACACAGAAGGAGAGCCATTAAGGAACTCTTCACCCAGTATGAAAGCTTGTGCTATCCCGTTGGGGAGCTCCTGGCAAACATAGTGCAGCTCAATTCCCCATTGACTGCCGTCACCTAATAACTGGCGGAAGTTAAATTGGTCATGGGGTGTGGTAATGATTAATATTTCCCTGATTCCTGCGAGCATTAAGGTGGTTAAGGGATAATAAATCATAGGCTTATCAAAAACAGGCAATAACTGTTTTGAAATGGATAGAGTAACCGGATGAAGGCGTGTACCTGACCCGCCTGCTAATATAATCCCTTTTCTGTTCATAATTTAAGCCATTATTGTAGATTGTTGAAGTTTATTAGTTAGATGAGAAGTCCAGTCCGTATTTTCAAGATACCAGGTTACCGTTTTGCTGATCCCGCTTTCAAAGGTCTCCATTGGTTTCCAACCCAGTTCTCTCTGAATTTTTCCTGAGTCGATGGCATAACGTTTGTCATGTCCGGGCCTGTCTTTCACGAACTGTATCAGCTTGCGGTAATCTCCCTGAGCTGAAGGCCGATAGTTATTTAATAAGCAGCACAATGTGTTAACAATTGTCAAGTTGTTAATTTCATTATTACCGCCAATATTGTAGGTGTTCCCCGGCACACCGGTTTCCAGGATAACTTCGAGCGCCTGACAGTGATCGATGACATAAAGCCAATCCCGGATATTTTGGCCATCGCCATAAATGGGTAATGTTTGCTGTGAAAGAGCGCGTGTGATCATTAAAGGAATGAGCTTTTCCGGAAACTGAAAGGGGCCGTAATTATTAGAGCAATGCGTGATGATGGTCGGTAGGCCATAAGTATGAAACCATGCGCGCGCCAGGTGATCGCTTGCTGCTTTACTAGCCGAATAGGGACTATTGGGTTGATAAGGAGTGGTTTCTTTGAAGGCCGGCTCTGCGGGTTCCAGGGAACCGTATACCTCGTCGGTGGATACATGAATAAAACGAAAAGCAGATTTTTCTGTTTCATTCATTGTATTCCAGTAATGATAAGCGGCGTCAAGCAGGCTAAAGCTGCCTTCAA encodes:
- the cysQ gene encoding 3'(2'),5'-bisphosphate nucleotidase CysQ — encoded protein: MSHVDIQEIINLSSQAANAILRVYQKMELTSTVKTDKTPLTEADQISHDIITAGLKSLYPHIPIISEESSTNMEYETRKRFDFFFLVDPLDGTKEFLNRNGEFTINIALIHKDSPVLGVVHAPVSKSIYYAEKGRGAFKINNQLQTQLVAKNNLKDTITITLSRSHQCPATAEYLEKLNRDGNSFQLITAGSALKFALLAEGKADVYPRFSPTMEWDTAAGHAILLETGKQITEIGTARTLKYNKRELVNPGFIAA
- a CDS encoding DUF6356 family protein, with the protein product MSKHLKEIDESYTEHFLFAQCLGFKLIFAGFACLIHAIIPDLFVNTGSKTIDTLSQRIKKRKEKNVSC
- a CDS encoding bifunctional sulfate adenylyltransferase/adenylylsulfate kinase, giving the protein MSHKWILTSRQRCDLEMLLVGGFKPLTGFLTEHDYNSVLNDMRLGSGEVWPVPITLDVNEEFASAIDCGQTIGLYDEDNTLLANLTVSDKWMPDKQFEAEQLFATTDLKHPGVNYLFKQAGSWYIGGRLECIQFPRHYDFVDYRHTPEALKKFFETNKIERIVGFQTRNPMHRAHMELTLRASQEYDAHLLIHPVVGLTKPGDIDYFTRVRCYQKILKAYPRRNATLGLLPLAMRMAGPREALWHALIRKNYGCTHFIVGRDHAGPGNDAAGKPFYEPYAAQDLVRQFKQEIGIEPVFFQEMVYVKERHSFCPVNEIKAEETALNVSGTQLRQMLLSDKSIPEWFSFPGIINELRQSYPAKCKQGFTLFFTGLSGAGKTTLANALMARLMSLGKRNITLLDGDVVRRILANELGFSKADRDLNIRRIGYVASEVTKAGGVAICAAIAPYRDAREQNRQLIASSGGYIEVYLSTSLAACEERDTKGLYAKARRGEIKGFTGIDDPYEAPEQPEITLDTNNLSIEAAVEKIVAYLVNEGYLILEEETEGSNSQIRNDELVTG
- a CDS encoding DUF2061 domain-containing protein, translated to MNESHLRSFLKSISWRLFATATTVLITFLITHETKFALYVGFFEFFSKIFLYYLHERLWGSISIGKRLKTG
- the rfbA gene encoding glucose-1-phosphate thymidylyltransferase RfbA, with product MNRKGIILAGGSGTRLHPVTLSISKQLLPVFDKPMIYYPLTTLMLAGIREILIITTPHDQFNFRQLLGDGSQWGIELHYVCQELPNGIAQAFILGEEFLNGSPSVLILGDNIFYGHNLKQLLSQANSRTEFNTVFAYPVQDPERYGVVQFDQDGQAIAIEEKPRQPKSRYAITGIYFYDNSVVEVAKSIKPSARGEYEITDINQYYIQTGKLYVEVMGRGFAWLDTGTHESMLEASHFVSTLEKRQGFKIACPEEIAWRQKWINDTQLAFMGEQLQKSDYGRYLLSILKDAGIHREVDSYFTV
- the rfbB gene encoding dTDP-glucose 4,6-dehydratase, coding for MILVTGGSGFIGSNFILNWLLTRNEPVINLDALTYAGNPANLISLKNDPRYQFIHGNICNRELVFATLLKMRPRAIIHMAAESHVDRSIADPGVFLKTNVEGSFSLLDAAYHYWNTMNETEKSAFRFIHVSTDEVYGSLEPAEPAFKETTPYQPNSPYSASKAASDHLARAWFHTYGLPTIITHCSNNYGPFQFPEKLIPLMITRALSQQTLPIYGDGQNIRDWLYVIDHCQALEVILETGVPGNTYNIGGNNEINNLTIVNTLCCLLNNYRPSAQGDYRKLIQFVKDRPGHDKRYAIDSGKIQRELGWKPMETFESGISKTVTWYLENTDWTSHLTNKLQQSTIMA